Proteins from a single region of Paramormyrops kingsleyae isolate MSU_618 chromosome 9, PKINGS_0.4, whole genome shotgun sequence:
- the LOC111844065 gene encoding delayed-rectifier potassium channel regulatory subunit KCNS2: MTGQSLEELNGSHFEDNAIRINVGGFKKRLLSNMLSRFPETRLARLLRCQSKESILELCDDYDDMEKEFYFDRNPALFPYVLNFYNTGRLHVMAELCIFSFSQEIEYWGINEFFIDSCCSNAYHCRKMEPGREDWDEKSEEGSTASSFDEILDFYTDATKFDKQPLGSVRRRVWLMLDNPGYSIASRIISILSILVVLGSIATMCMNSMTEFTLHDSQGQPLEDPRFETIEHFGIGWFTFELIARFVVAPDLLHFFEHPLNLIDLVSILPFYLTLVINMVAESSPALTNLGRVAQVLRLMRIFRILKLARHSTGLRSLGATLKNSYKEVGLLMLYLAVGVSFFSVMVYTIEKEDNESLTTIPACWWWATVSMTTVGYGDVVPGSIAGKLTASACILAGILVVVLPITLIFNKFSQFYKRQKQLEIAMRSCDFDEGIKEVPSVNLRNYYAHKVKSLMASLSNMSRSSPSEHSLNESIN, translated from the coding sequence ATGACAGGACAGAGCCTAGAGGAGCTGAACGGGTCTCATTTTGAGGACAATGCGATACGCATAAACGTCGGAGGATTCAAGAAAAGACTCCTGTCTAATATGCTGTCTCGATTCCCGGAGACGCGACTGGCTCGTTTGTTGCGATGCCAGTCCAAGGAATCAATCTTAGAATTGTGCGACGATTACGACGACATGGAGAAAGAGTTTTACTTCGACAGAAATCCGGCGCTGTTTCCCTACGTCTTGAATTTTTACAATACGGGTCGGCTTCACGTCATGGCAGAACTGTGCATTTTTTCCTTCAGTCAAGAAATAGAGTACTGGGGCATCAATGAGTTCTTCATCGACTCTTGTTGCAGCAATGCATATCACTGCAGGAAGATGGAACCCGGCCGAGAAGACTGGGATGAGAAAAGCGAGGAAGGAAGCACGGCTTCTTCCTTTGATGAAATTTTAGACTTTTACACCGACGCCACGAAGTTCGACAAACAGCCGCTTGGGAGTGTGAGACGGAGGGTCTGGCTGATGTTGGACAATCCTGGGTACTCTATCGCCAGCCGGATAATCAGCATCTTATCCATCCTCGTCGTGCTGGGCTCCATTGCCACCATGTGCATGAACAGCATGACGGAGTTCACACTGCATGACAGCCAGGGCCAGCCACTCGAGGACCCACGGTTCGAGACCATAGAGCATTTTGGAATAGGCTGGTTCACCTTCGAACTGATCGCCCGGTTTGTGGTGGCTCCAGACTTGTTGCATTTCTTCGAGCACCCGCTGAACCTCATCGACCTGGTGTCAATCTTGCCCTTCTACCTGACCCTCGTCATAAACATGGTGGCAGAGAGCAGCCCGGCTCTGACCAACTTAGGGCGTGTCGCCCAGGTGCTGAGGCTAATGAGGATCTTCCGAATCCTTAAACTGGCCCGTCATTCCACGGGGCTCCGGTCCCTTGGGGCCACGCTGAAGAACAGCTACAAAGAGGTCGGCCTTTTGATGCTCTACCTGGCTGTGGGTGTCTCGTTCTTCTCCGTTATGGTCTACACCATCGAGAAAGAGGACAACGAAAGTCTGACCACCATCCCAGCCTGCTGGTGGTGGGCGACCGTGAGCATGACCACTGTGGGCTACGGAGACGTGGTCCCAGGATCGATAGCGGGAAAGCTGACTGCGTCAGCCTGTATCCTGGCCGGCATTTTGGTAGTCGTGCTTCCGATCACACTCATATTTAACAAATTCTCGCAGTTCTACAAAAGACAGAAGCAACTGGAGATCGCCATGAGGAGCTGCGATTTCGACGAGGGGATCAAGGAGGTCCCGTCGGTCAATCTGCGAAACTATTACGCGCACAAGGTGAAATCCCTGATGGCGAGCTTATCTAACATGAGCAGGAGCTCTCCCAGTGAACACAGCCTAAACGAGTCCATAAATTAA